The Pseudomonas protegens genome contains the following window.
GCCAGCAGCGCGCGTCGCTGGCGGGCTGCTGGGGCAGGTCGGGGCTGGCCGGGGTGCTGCTGAAGCTGCCGCGCTGCATCTGCCGCTGGCGCTGTTCCAGTTGCAGCTGTTGCAGGTCGCGTTGCTGTTGCTGCTGCAGGCGCAGGGCTTCCTGGCCCGGTTGTACATCGGCCAGGGCCTGGGCCGGGGTCAGGCAGGTCAGGCCCAACCACAATCCCAGGCACCCGTTGCCCATAAGGGAGAAAAGGGAGCGGTCAGTGCGTGATGAATAGGGCACTTGGCATCCTTACTGTAAAAAGACCAAGTGACGAACAACAGAAAAGCCGATCGTTGAGGCTCAACTAGTGACGTCGCTTTAAGTTCTGCACGGTGAATATGAGGTGCCGTCGATTGCTATATCGGTGGCCTATGTTCAAGTGCTCGCGAGTGACAATTCCTGAGTGAGAGCCGGGTGCTTCAATCTAGATTCAGGTATGACAAAAGGGTTGATTGAGTTGCAGTGCAAACGTTACAGCGCAGTGTGAAATTAATTGATCCGGGGGCGGTCAGCGGGGAATTAACTTGTTGAAATCGAGACTATCCGAAACTAAAAACTCGATTTGTACGTAAATTGTAAATGCATAGAAGGCTAACAAAATTTTCCTGTCGGCCTTGATTGGCAAGGGGTCCAGAGATTTTGTGAGAATCTGCAAAGGTAGGATGTTTGGTTGAATCAGGAACAGGTGTTCGATTTTGTGAAAGCAACGCAATATCTAAGACCTGAATGCTGAGTGTTTACGGCTAGTTGCTCTTTCTACCTGAGTAGTTGCTCTAATCCTGTTATTGGTTAATTGCAGTCATGTTGCTCGGGGAATACCTTAGAGTCGGATTCTTGAACCCGATGCCCGTACTGCCGAGTATTTTCTCCCCTGCTATTGGCGTATGTCCGGAGTGTGTCGGCCGCTGTTGCGGCGGCCGGGCTAGGGGAATCCCTTAGTTGCGGATTGGATGTTGCCGGTCATATCAAGTGCCTGGCGCGGGCGCCAGGCACTTGCGGGGCGAGGGTCATTGCGGGCTTGAACGCCCGGTCATTTCCCGGGCCATTTCACTGGCGTAGCTGTCGGTCATGCCGGCGATGAAATCGATCATGCGCAGGAACGAGGTGTGCAGCGGCCAGTTCGGGTCCGGCGCGTTGTTGCCCAGCAGATCGAGGATCCGCCGGTTCTTGAACGACGGGGTCTTGCCGCCATGCTGTTCCAGTGCCGCGCCGCAGAACGAGTTCAGCAGGATCTCCAGGGTGGTGTAGGCGCCGATCTCGTGCAGGGTCTTGCGCTTGTCCTGGAAGATCTTGCGCCGCGCCACGTCCTTGGCATTGAGCACGCAGCGCTTGGCCGGGCCATGCATGTGCTCCACCAGATCGCCGTGCAGGGTGCCGGCCAGCAGCGCGTCCTGCTGTTCGACAAAGGCCCGGGCGGCGGCGTTGGTCAGGTGCTCGATGGCCTTGCCCCGCAGGATCGCCAGGCGCCGCCGGCGCGAATCCCCCGGGCCCAGCTGGCGATAGGTTTCCGGCAGGTCGTCGCCCACCAGCCCCAACAGCAGGGACTCGACTTCGGCGTACTCCAAGAGGTCCATCTCCAGGCCGTCTTCCAGGTCGATCAGGGCGTAGCAGATGTCGTCCGCGGCTTCCATCAGGTACACCAGCGGATGTCGGGCCCAGCGCTGGTCTTCCAGTTGCGGCAGGCCGAGCTTGTGGGCGATCTGTTCCAGCAGCGGCAGTTCGCTCTGGTAGCAGCCGAACTTGTGCTTCTTGTAGCCCAGGGAGTCGGCGTGGCGCGCGGTCCAGGGGTACTTGAGGTAGGTGCCGAGGGTGGCGTAGGTGAGTCGGGTGCCGCCGTCGAACTGGTGATACTCGAGCTGGGTCAGGACCCGGAAACCCTGGGCATTGCCTTCGAAATTGAGGAAGTCCTGGCGTTCGGCCTCGCTCATCGCGTCCAGCCAGCCACGCCCGGCGGCCTGCTGGAACCAGTGGCGGATGGCGTCTTCGCCGGAATGGCCGAAGGGCGGGTTGCCGATGTCGTGGGCCAGGCAGGCCGACTGCACGATCATCCCCAGGTCGCTGGGATCGCACCAGTCGGGCAGGGCGTCGCGTAGCGTCTCGCCAACGCGCATGCCCAGGGAGCGACCGACGCAACTGACTTCCAGGGAGTGGGTCAGGCGGGTGTGGATATGGTCGTTGCTGGACACCGGGTGCACCTGGGTCTTGCGCCCCAGGCGGCGGAAGGCACCGGAGAAGATGATGCGGTCGTGGTCTTTATGGAAAGGGCTACGGCCGAGTTCTTCCGGGCTGTGCACTGGCTTTCCGAGGCGTTCGCGGTTGAGCAGGGTCTGCCAATCCAAGGCGGGGTCTCTCCGAAAAAAAACTGAAGGGCAGAGCTTCCGGGTTCCCGAGCGTGGCCGCAAGAGGCGCATGGCCTGCGCTCATGTATCAACCTGGCCGACGCTTTCGCTGGCAAGCCAGCTCCTACACGGAAATGGCGCGGCCTGCGCCCCACCTGCGGGAGCCGGCTTGCCGGCGAAAGGGCCCGCAGCCCGTGCACCCATCGTGTCGCTGCGCTTGCCGGCAAGCGGGAGGGGGCTACAGGCCGGCGGCGTCGATGTCGATCAGCAGCAGGCGCTGGCCGTTGTCGAAAAATTGCCCGGCGGTCAGGCAGTACTGGTTGCTGGTGGCGTCGCGGTAGGTGCTGGACAGGGTCAGGCGCCGCTCCTCCCAGCCTTCGGCCAGCAGGTGATAGAAGTACGGGCGCCACGACCAGTTGTGACCGACGTAGCTGCTGTCGGCCTGCCAGCGGTTATGGCGCCATTCCAGATTGGGCGTCAGTTGGGTGCCGTGGCGGTCGCACTGGTAGAAGCGCAGCAGCCAGGGAAAGGCCTTGACCTCGGGCAACTGGCTGATGGGCGCCCGGGCCTGGGCCCAGGCCTGCAGCAGGTGCATCAGCTCCGCCAGTTGCTGGCGCATGTGCATCAGGCGGTTGCGTTCGGCCAGTTTGTGCCGCACATAGCGTTCGCGCAGGCGGGCGAAGGGCTGGACGAAGGCATCGCTGGCGAACAGTCGCTCTTCGGCCCGGGCAAACAAAAAGCCCTGGACGTAGCGCGAACCGCACTCCAGGGCGAAATCCAGCTCGGCCTCGGTTTCCACCCCTTCGGCGATGATCCAGCAGCCGGTCTTTTCCGCCATCAGGGCCAGGGCCTTGACCACGTCGCTGCTGGGGCCGCCGCGGGCCGCGGCCTGGAACAGGCGCATGTCGAGCTTGAGGATGTCCGGTTGCAGGGCCAGCACCCGGTCGAGCTGGGAGTAGCCGGCGCCAAAATCGTCGATGGCGATCCGCGCTCCGGCCTGGCGGTAGCGCGCCACCACTTCGCTCAGGCGCTGGCTGTTGCCCCCCAGCTCGGTGATTTCGAAGACGATGCGCCGCGGGTCGACACCGTTGTGCTGGATCTGCTTGAGGCTCGGCAGGGCCTGTCCGGGGCGCAGTCGGCTGATCCAGCGCGGGGAAATATTCAGGCTCAGGAACCAGTCCGCCGGGGCCTCGTGCAGGCGCCGCAGGGCGTCATCGCGGAGCTGGCGATCAAGGCGCCGCAAGGCACTGGAAGGAGTACGCGGATCGGCGAACAGCGGTCCCACCGACGTCAGCTGGCCATTGCTCTGGCGCAGGCGGCCCAGGGCTTCGACCCCGGCGATCCGCCCCGTGGCGGTATCGATGAACGGCTGGAAGCAGGCGAGCGGTTGCCCGTCGATCACAGGACC
Protein-coding sequences here:
- a CDS encoding deoxyguanosinetriphosphate triphosphohydrolase is translated as MDWQTLLNRERLGKPVHSPEELGRSPFHKDHDRIIFSGAFRRLGRKTQVHPVSSNDHIHTRLTHSLEVSCVGRSLGMRVGETLRDALPDWCDPSDLGMIVQSACLAHDIGNPPFGHSGEDAIRHWFQQAAGRGWLDAMSEAERQDFLNFEGNAQGFRVLTQLEYHQFDGGTRLTYATLGTYLKYPWTARHADSLGYKKHKFGCYQSELPLLEQIAHKLGLPQLEDQRWARHPLVYLMEAADDICYALIDLEDGLEMDLLEYAEVESLLLGLVGDDLPETYRQLGPGDSRRRRLAILRGKAIEHLTNAAARAFVEQQDALLAGTLHGDLVEHMHGPAKRCVLNAKDVARRKIFQDKRKTLHEIGAYTTLEILLNSFCGAALEQHGGKTPSFKNRRILDLLGNNAPDPNWPLHTSFLRMIDFIAGMTDSYASEMAREMTGRSSPQ
- a CDS encoding EAL domain-containing protein, coding for MIDGQPLACFQPFIDTATGRIAGVEALGRLRQSNGQLTSVGPLFADPRTPSSALRRLDRQLRDDALRRLHEAPADWFLSLNISPRWISRLRPGQALPSLKQIQHNGVDPRRIVFEITELGGNSQRLSEVVARYRQAGARIAIDDFGAGYSQLDRVLALQPDILKLDMRLFQAAARGGPSSDVVKALALMAEKTGCWIIAEGVETEAELDFALECGSRYVQGFLFARAEERLFASDAFVQPFARLRERYVRHKLAERNRLMHMRQQLAELMHLLQAWAQARAPISQLPEVKAFPWLLRFYQCDRHGTQLTPNLEWRHNRWQADSSYVGHNWSWRPYFYHLLAEGWEERRLTLSSTYRDATSNQYCLTAGQFFDNGQRLLLIDIDAAGL